ATAATCGACCAGATAGTAGAGGCTCGAAAAGATGAAAAAAGAAAATTAACCACTAAAGAGGCTGCTGAATTTTTACGCGTTACTCCGAGAGCTTTAACTAAATGGAGGCAAGAAATGACAGGCCCTACATATATAAAGGTGGGAGTTAAAAAAGTTTTCTACTACAAGTCTGATCTTGAGAAGTTTGAGCGCAGGATTGAACGGTAGACCAAGCCCTTTAACCGGGGCCTGGCAAAAAAAGCTTTGGCTTAGGATTGATCCGCATGTAAAAAAGTTTGAACTGGAATGATGGTTAAAGGTCTTGCAGAGCAAAGAAATATTGTCACAGGACGAAAGGAAAGCACACAAAGATGACATTCACTTGGGAAATTTAAAAGGATATCATATCTTTTAGCCTTGTTGGGAATGATGTTGGGATTATTAGAAATAATAATTATAACTTATTTATATTATTATATATATAAACATATAGATAATGGACTTAAAATCCCTCGGCTGCAAGGCTGTACCGGTTCGATTCCGGTTCCAGGTACCAAATATTTCAGTGGGTTATGGCTTGTTTATATCAATAGTGGGGGCAGATAGAATACAATATCAATATCCTGTCCCCACATTGTCCCCACAATTCAAAGCATGATTGTTGTGTAAAGCGGCGGGCGCTTTGGCACCATTTTGCGTCTGCTTTGGCACCACTGCCGCATGAATTGAATAAAAAAAGCCCGTCTGATTGCCTGTCAAAAATATGTCGATT
Above is a genomic segment from Desulforegula conservatrix Mb1Pa containing:
- a CDS encoding helix-turn-helix transcriptional regulator, whose protein sequence is MGDKNNRKQIIDQIVEARKDEKRKLTTKEAAEFLRVTPRALTKWRQEMTGPTYIKVGVKKVFYYKSDLEKFERRIER